The Anser cygnoides isolate HZ-2024a breed goose chromosome 19, Taihu_goose_T2T_genome, whole genome shotgun sequence genome contains a region encoding:
- the CCDC57 gene encoding coiled-coil domain-containing protein 57 — MVPIETRPAATNRKTGGLALWHLVISKRELHDCQFPCQKKMLQDVIKQLQGMHENFNKLKDFVYNLRTLEESDEGLEFYDVTFTHLKTLENAKQAEISDLKIQLDKLKEMFVNKRRKRVEYYQQNVEEHQLELEQFCSSNDSHIGHQCEEYINLKHHMERKTQEVEGELACQKQAEAGLQKTGYRLHEMETLFSAMTGEGEQTIQASSLNCGILPEGEKQILQYDDKSYLRKDIPILEIQKLKEQNASLRAAVAQMRKEMESLDEQMQSSLPLTEQTITGLTAEISSLTPGSFCTDQVSVRTTLNNINVSSNNLGCIINPNTEKGSKTKALEQKTVDFGPVSDNCCPGVSLQYGFSCPLHGMQNILNEAARKISVLSQEKQQLIEMGNRPRTDIGMVLKEGLWHPISSKRCTVCVASGSLSPRELLKRTQCQLSALKHLQHRLATQELQYAKQQHLSRISSVIACPNLKGEKAPSSCGEETELPSAQVKLDFSTGNCGPEQQKAHASSKMVQSQPLKESPSQAQQTWISSSRAHRSCQGIWQTLEMRSSPSILNSQNNTKQALEFEVTCSNEQSEESQQDIKGKDKLELPAADLTLRGTKLEVQQKLKSRILSCTYPIKQKISSNMSKIRNYNIKD, encoded by the exons ATGGTTCCCATAGAGACACGGCCTGCAGCCACGAACAGGAAGACGGGCGGGTTGGCGTTG TGGCATTTAGTAATTAGTAAAAGAGAGCTACATGATTGCCAGTTCCCTtgtcaaaagaaaatgctgcaagATGTCATAAAGCAACTGCAAGGCATGCATGAAAATTTTAACAAACTAAAAGATTTTGTTTATAACCTAAGAACTTTAGAAGAGAGCGATGAAGGGTTAGAATTCTATGACGTCACATTCACTCATCTGAAAACTTTGGAAAATGCTAAACAGGCAGAGATTAGTGATCTTAAAATACAGCTGGATAAACTGAAGGAAATGTTTGtcaataaaagaagaaaaagagtcGAATACTATCAACAAAACGTTGAAGAGCATCAGTTAGAGCTGGAACAATTTTGCAG ttCTAATGACAGTCACATAGGTCATCAGTGTGAGGAGTATATAAACCTGAAGCATCACATGGAGAGAAAAACCCAAGAAGTAGAAGGAGAGCTTGCTTGTCAGAAACAG GCTGAAGCTGGTCTACAGAAGACAGGCTACAGGTTGCATGAAATGGAAActcttttttctgctatgaCTGGTGAGGGAGAACAGACAATACAAGCATCATCGTTGAACTGTGGTATTTTACCTGAAGGAGAGAAACAG atacTTCAATATGATGATAAAAGTTATCTTAGAAAAGATATTCCAATCTTGGAAATACAGAAGCTGAAGGAGCAGAATGCCAGCCTTCGGGCTGCTGTTGCAcaaatgaggaaagaaatggaGAGTCTCGATGAACAGATGCAGTCCTCTCTTCCTCTGACGGAACAAACTATCACTGGCCTAACTGCAGAAATCTCGTCACTCACTCCTG gttcaTTTTGCACAGACCAAGTTTCAGTTAGAACCACGTTGAACAACATCAATGTCAGCTCAAATAACTTGGGTTGTATAATAAACCCAAACACAGAAAAG ggGTCAAAAACCAAAGCTCTTGAACAAAAGACGGTCGATTTTGGCCCTGTCTCAGATAATTGTTGTCCTGGTGTTAGTCTTCAGTATGGTTTCAGCTGCCCTCTACACGGAATGCAAAATATACTGAACgaagcagcaaggaaaatatCAGTTCTGAgccaagagaagcagcagctgattGAAATGGGAAACAGACCCAGAACAGATATTGGAATGGTATTAAAGGAAG GACTTTGGCATCCCATTAGCTCTAAGCGCTGCACAGTTTGTGTTGCCTCTGGTAGCCTTTCTCCAAGAGAGCTTCTCAAAAGAACACAGTGTCAGCTTTCAGCTTTAAAGCATCTACAACACAGACTTGCAACACAG GAGCTGCAGTATGCAAAGCAACAACATCTCTCAAGGATCTCTTCCGTAATTGCCTGCCCTAActtaaagggagaaaaagctcCAAGCAGCTGTGGGGAAGAAACAGAATTACCATCTGCTCAG GTTAAGCTAGATTTCTCTACTGGAAATTGTGGGCCAGAGCAACAAAAGGCACATGCATCCTCAAAGATGGTTCAAAGTCAGCCGCTCAAGGAAAGTCCTAGTCAAGCCCAGCAGACCTGGATTTCTTCATCTAGAGCACATAGATCTTGCCAAGGTATTTGGCAAACCTTAGAAATGAGATCAAGCCCTTCTATTCTCAATTCTCAAAACAACACTAAACAAG CATTGGAGTTTGAAGTTACATGTTCAAATGAGCAATCTGAAGAATCTCAGCAAGATATCAAAGGCAAGGATAAACTTGAACTGCCAGCTGCAGATTTGACACTCAGAGGTACCAAGCTGGAAGTTCAGCAGAAGTTAAAATCCAGGATTTTATCTTGTACTTACcccataaaacaaaaaatctcttctAACATGTCAAAAATCCGCAACTATAATATTAAAGACTGA